The Micromonospora krabiensis genome window below encodes:
- a CDS encoding HNH endonuclease — protein MLSAVKGLSRHYTEESLRAHLLERSHRRENGCLVIHGYGPRRGVHQKVAGRAWAHIAAYVVFVGGYDPILDVDQTCGAADCIEPTHLRQVSRAEASRNRTQSGLCRNGHQRELDPETGRYRRVCRTCNREAQRRWREREAAAVAQARAAYGRL, from the coding sequence GTGCTCTCGGCCGTGAAGGGTCTGTCCCGTCACTACACCGAGGAGTCCCTGCGCGCCCACCTGCTCGAGCGCTCCCACCGCCGTGAGAACGGCTGCCTCGTCATCCACGGCTACGGGCCGCGACGCGGGGTGCACCAGAAGGTCGCCGGTCGGGCGTGGGCGCACATCGCCGCGTACGTCGTCTTCGTCGGCGGGTACGACCCCATCCTCGACGTCGACCAGACCTGCGGTGCCGCCGACTGCATCGAGCCGACCCACCTGCGCCAGGTCAGCCGCGCCGAGGCCAGCCGCAACCGGACCCAGTCGGGCCTGTGCCGCAACGGCCACCAGCGCGAACTCGACCCCGAGACCGGCCGGTACCGCCGGGTCTGCCGGACGTGCAACCGGGAGGCCCAGCGCCGGTGGCGGGAACGCGAGGCCGCCGCGGTGGCTCAGGCCCGCGCCGCCTACGGCCGCTTGTAG